A stretch of the Glycine soja cultivar W05 chromosome 13, ASM419377v2, whole genome shotgun sequence genome encodes the following:
- the LOC114381176 gene encoding uncharacterized protein LOC114381176 isoform X2, translated as MAITAISNSSQNMNEVAAGGVKPKRSNSRGVRIVGSRIYDSANGKTCHQCRQKTRDFAVSCKNMKKGKPCPINFCHKCLLNRYGEKAEEVEQLGNWMCPKCRNFCNCSFCRKKQGELPTGQLFHTAKASGFKSVSEMLVSKTAESNDLESNKVNRVFPSKEATEKQKRVNKSSSDKVPVSKAVSPMKQIASDKELVVLLSGEIGKENSSDGKLDPVISQKASTKKSKKTKREELKEISNENNVESAGKKKSLKRPKICKVPSEEAKGKANDETKVCNGVSKKETKVDRNHDTAHILMDSPEAQAANDLLLFGKYAKGNPFSEVQPQMHKNPDTIFEDPANDPIVPVTLAPKHYLFNSKHPDMKHMHGENWNNTVLVDGNAGAKFQVGIATFPNIGMNLVVEKIEEEIPLPPGTELTEILDTELPPEDVGNALQLLEFCRVFGKALDLKKGEAEAILRELVRKQNLRRGQNTLVVQFQIRVLTLILTDSGNESPSLTTSNGNNSWLKPLEDLIAGSDHILKDFPLDWLQEGVGGYYNLDLSKKLTLLNFLCDEALITDKLRSCIEDQNSRHAEEVKEAKNKIAAAKEKEKGLRQKLQNEMVKAVLSNVAPLRMEKHDALLKKMKSEVAQAHAVVLKLKGTIPKGKHSSDAMRIEPACLDNNGQVFWKLKSYNSECAVLLQDIKIKDETATAPAEKWFVYGPEKKDEVDKYISSRAKRLKGHKVAYMLSQ; from the exons ATGGCTATTACAGCAATCTCCAACTCGAGTCAGAATATGAACGAGGTTGCTGCCGGAGGCGTGAAACCGAAGCGCTCCAATTCTCGCGGAGTTCGAATAGTGGGAAGCAGAATCTACGATTCTGCAAATGGGAAAACTTGTCACCAG TGTCGGCAGAAAACCAGGGATTTTGCTGTTTCTTGTAAGAATATGAAGAAAGGGAAACCTTGTCCCATTAACTTTTGCCACAAGTGCCTCTTAAACAG GTATGGGGAGAAGGCAGAAGAGGTGGAGCAGTTGGGTAATTGGATGTGTCCAAAATGTAGAAACTTTTGCAACTGCAGTTTTTGCCG GAAAAAACAAGGTGAACTACCTACTGGTCAATTATTTCATACAGCCAAGGCATCTGGTTTCAAGTCAGTGTCTGAAATGCTTGTTTCAAAAACTGCTGAATCTAATGATTTGGAATCGAACAAGGTGAATAGGGTTTTTCCTTCAAAGGAAGCTACTGAG AAGCAAAAACGTGTTAATAAATCAAGTTCCGATAAGGTTCCGGTGAGCAAAGCTGTTTCACCTATGAAGCAAATTGCATCAGATAAG GAGCTTGTAGTACTTCTCTCAGGAGAAATTGGAAAGGAAAATTCTTCAGATGGAAAGCTTGACCCTGTGATCAGTCAGAAGGCATCAACCAAAAAATCTAAGAAAACAAAGCGTGAAGAATTAAAGGAAATATCTAATGAGAACAATGTTGAGAGTGCAGGCAAAAAGAAGAGCCTGAAAAGGCCTAAAATTTGCAAAGTTCCAAGTGAGGAAGCAAAAGGAAAAGCAAATGATGAAACTAAAGTTTGCAACGGAGTCtctaaaaaggaaacaaaagtaGATAGAAACCATGATACTGCTCATATATTGATGGACAGTCCAGAGGCTCAGGCTGCAAATGATCTTTTACTGTTTGGAAAATATGCCAAAGGCAACCCTTTCTCTGAGGTGCAACCACAAATGCATAAAAATCCTGACACTATTTTTGAAGATCCAGCAAATGATCCCATTGTCCCTGTGACTTTGGCTCCAAAACATTATTTATTCAATTCTAAACATCCAGATATGAAACATATGCATGGTGAAAATTGGAACAACACTGTACTTGTAGATGGTAATGCTGGTGCCAAGTTCCAAGTAGGAATAGCAACGTTCCCAAATATTGGTATGAATTTAGTGGTGGAAAAAATTGAAGAGGAAATTCCTTTGCCCCCTGGAACTGAGTTAACAGAAATATTGGACACTGAGCTCCCACCTGAAGATGTTGGAAATGCGTTGCAGCTTTTAGAGTTTTGCAGAGTGTTTGGAAAG gcTCTTGATCTCAAGAAGGGAGAAGCTGAAGCCATCTTACGAGAATTAGTGCGTAAACAAAATTTGCGTCGAGGACAAAACACTTTAGTGGTTCAGTTTCAAATTAGAGTGTTGACCTTGATACTAACTGATTCAGGAAATGA GTCTCCATCCTTGACTACTAGCAATGGAAATAATTCATGGTTGAAACCATTGGAGGATTTAATTGCTGGATCTGATCATATATTAAAAGATTTTCCTTTGGATTGGCTTCAAGAAGGCGTTGGTGGATATTACAATTTGGATTTATCTAAAAAGCTCACACTGCTGAATTTTCTTTGTGATGAAGCTTTAATTACTGA CAAACTGAGGAGTTGTATTGAAGATCAAAATTCAAGGCATGCAGAAGAAGTGAAGGAAGCAAAAAACAAGATTGCTGCAGCTAAGGAAAAG GAAAAGGGTCTTAGGCAGAAGTTGCAGAATGAGATGGTTAAAGCTGTTCTGTCAAATGTGGCTCCCCTTCGAATGGAGAAGCATGATGCTCTTCTTAAAAAGATGAAAAGTGAAGTGGCTCAAGCTCATGCTGTGGTGCTTAAGCTAAAGGGCACAATTCCAAAAG GGAAACATAGTTCTGATGCTATGAGAATCGAGCCTGCGTGTTTGGACAACAATGGTCAGGTGTTTTGGAAGTTGAAAAGTTATAATAGTGAATGTGCTGTTCTGTTGCaag ATATCAAAATTAAGGATGAAACTGCTACTGCACCTGCTGAAAAATGGTTTGTTTATGGTCCTGAAAAGAAGGATGAGGTTGATAAGTACATTTCCTCGAG GGCTAAAAGACTTAAAGGTCACAAGGTTGCTTACATGCTTTCGCAGTGA
- the LOC114381176 gene encoding uncharacterized protein LOC114381176 isoform X1: MAITAISNSSQNMNEVAAGGVKPKRSNSRGVRIVGSRIYDSANGKTCHQCRQKTRDFAVSCKNMKKGKPCPINFCHKCLLNRYGEKAEEVEQLGNWMCPKCRNFCNCSFCRKKQGELPTGQLFHTAKASGFKSVSEMLVSKTAESNDLESNKVNRVFPSKEATEVKKQKRVNKSSSDKVPVSKAVSPMKQIASDKELVVLLSGEIGKENSSDGKLDPVISQKASTKKSKKTKREELKEISNENNVESAGKKKSLKRPKICKVPSEEAKGKANDETKVCNGVSKKETKVDRNHDTAHILMDSPEAQAANDLLLFGKYAKGNPFSEVQPQMHKNPDTIFEDPANDPIVPVTLAPKHYLFNSKHPDMKHMHGENWNNTVLVDGNAGAKFQVGIATFPNIGMNLVVEKIEEEIPLPPGTELTEILDTELPPEDVGNALQLLEFCRVFGKALDLKKGEAEAILRELVRKQNLRRGQNTLVVQFQIRVLTLILTDSGNESPSLTTSNGNNSWLKPLEDLIAGSDHILKDFPLDWLQEGVGGYYNLDLSKKLTLLNFLCDEALITDKLRSCIEDQNSRHAEEVKEAKNKIAAAKEKEKGLRQKLQNEMVKAVLSNVAPLRMEKHDALLKKMKSEVAQAHAVVLKLKGTIPKGKHSSDAMRIEPACLDNNGQVFWKLKSYNSECAVLLQDIKIKDETATAPAEKWFVYGPEKKDEVDKYISSRAKRLKGHKVAYMLSQ; this comes from the exons ATGGCTATTACAGCAATCTCCAACTCGAGTCAGAATATGAACGAGGTTGCTGCCGGAGGCGTGAAACCGAAGCGCTCCAATTCTCGCGGAGTTCGAATAGTGGGAAGCAGAATCTACGATTCTGCAAATGGGAAAACTTGTCACCAG TGTCGGCAGAAAACCAGGGATTTTGCTGTTTCTTGTAAGAATATGAAGAAAGGGAAACCTTGTCCCATTAACTTTTGCCACAAGTGCCTCTTAAACAG GTATGGGGAGAAGGCAGAAGAGGTGGAGCAGTTGGGTAATTGGATGTGTCCAAAATGTAGAAACTTTTGCAACTGCAGTTTTTGCCG GAAAAAACAAGGTGAACTACCTACTGGTCAATTATTTCATACAGCCAAGGCATCTGGTTTCAAGTCAGTGTCTGAAATGCTTGTTTCAAAAACTGCTGAATCTAATGATTTGGAATCGAACAAGGTGAATAGGGTTTTTCCTTCAAAGGAAGCTACTGAGGTAAAG AAGCAAAAACGTGTTAATAAATCAAGTTCCGATAAGGTTCCGGTGAGCAAAGCTGTTTCACCTATGAAGCAAATTGCATCAGATAAG GAGCTTGTAGTACTTCTCTCAGGAGAAATTGGAAAGGAAAATTCTTCAGATGGAAAGCTTGACCCTGTGATCAGTCAGAAGGCATCAACCAAAAAATCTAAGAAAACAAAGCGTGAAGAATTAAAGGAAATATCTAATGAGAACAATGTTGAGAGTGCAGGCAAAAAGAAGAGCCTGAAAAGGCCTAAAATTTGCAAAGTTCCAAGTGAGGAAGCAAAAGGAAAAGCAAATGATGAAACTAAAGTTTGCAACGGAGTCtctaaaaaggaaacaaaagtaGATAGAAACCATGATACTGCTCATATATTGATGGACAGTCCAGAGGCTCAGGCTGCAAATGATCTTTTACTGTTTGGAAAATATGCCAAAGGCAACCCTTTCTCTGAGGTGCAACCACAAATGCATAAAAATCCTGACACTATTTTTGAAGATCCAGCAAATGATCCCATTGTCCCTGTGACTTTGGCTCCAAAACATTATTTATTCAATTCTAAACATCCAGATATGAAACATATGCATGGTGAAAATTGGAACAACACTGTACTTGTAGATGGTAATGCTGGTGCCAAGTTCCAAGTAGGAATAGCAACGTTCCCAAATATTGGTATGAATTTAGTGGTGGAAAAAATTGAAGAGGAAATTCCTTTGCCCCCTGGAACTGAGTTAACAGAAATATTGGACACTGAGCTCCCACCTGAAGATGTTGGAAATGCGTTGCAGCTTTTAGAGTTTTGCAGAGTGTTTGGAAAG gcTCTTGATCTCAAGAAGGGAGAAGCTGAAGCCATCTTACGAGAATTAGTGCGTAAACAAAATTTGCGTCGAGGACAAAACACTTTAGTGGTTCAGTTTCAAATTAGAGTGTTGACCTTGATACTAACTGATTCAGGAAATGA GTCTCCATCCTTGACTACTAGCAATGGAAATAATTCATGGTTGAAACCATTGGAGGATTTAATTGCTGGATCTGATCATATATTAAAAGATTTTCCTTTGGATTGGCTTCAAGAAGGCGTTGGTGGATATTACAATTTGGATTTATCTAAAAAGCTCACACTGCTGAATTTTCTTTGTGATGAAGCTTTAATTACTGA CAAACTGAGGAGTTGTATTGAAGATCAAAATTCAAGGCATGCAGAAGAAGTGAAGGAAGCAAAAAACAAGATTGCTGCAGCTAAGGAAAAG GAAAAGGGTCTTAGGCAGAAGTTGCAGAATGAGATGGTTAAAGCTGTTCTGTCAAATGTGGCTCCCCTTCGAATGGAGAAGCATGATGCTCTTCTTAAAAAGATGAAAAGTGAAGTGGCTCAAGCTCATGCTGTGGTGCTTAAGCTAAAGGGCACAATTCCAAAAG GGAAACATAGTTCTGATGCTATGAGAATCGAGCCTGCGTGTTTGGACAACAATGGTCAGGTGTTTTGGAAGTTGAAAAGTTATAATAGTGAATGTGCTGTTCTGTTGCaag ATATCAAAATTAAGGATGAAACTGCTACTGCACCTGCTGAAAAATGGTTTGTTTATGGTCCTGAAAAGAAGGATGAGGTTGATAAGTACATTTCCTCGAG GGCTAAAAGACTTAAAGGTCACAAGGTTGCTTACATGCTTTCGCAGTGA
- the LOC114382780 gene encoding RHOMBOID-like protein 9, chloroplastic, whose product MAAFPMFYKTPYKDQNLPTQNIMRQNEKRFMLECDNLHRSISSIPGQICRSCQPWNKVNNILTKSNIKEKNVTRSILHDRCSLHKNVTKLCGSDSHLSLIQGCYSKTENLSRVWCSASSSSTEKQLRSLDSYFGKLQDNAKLSTFDSSHKVIQVHHIDDHARSKTGLESLDEYLGKLNRGANQEPHVPSYVENRSEENLAPKRSLTKDIERSNFRKRNAYVDIGRLKGVHGPRSAIDSQQHVETSSLYLIGILASVNIAVFLFEIASPIRNSDLELFSIPLLYGAKINHLIMVGEWWRLVTPMFLHAGIFHMAVSCWALLTFGPQVCKGYGSFTFFLIYILGGVACNFISFLHTPDPTVGGTGPVFAIIGAWLMYQIQNKDVIASDASENLFHKAVIMTALIFILSHFGPIDEWSHFGAAFSGMAYGFLTSPILQLNDSSSGTGQEEVLKLVRKYGDSCKSVFIFTIFIIVLSSFLFFMEPPPNALASVNAAAVDALEYILIFG is encoded by the exons ATGGCTGCATTTCCTATGTTCTACAAAAcgccttacaaggaccaaaatcTGCCAACCCAAAATATAATGAGGCAGAATGAGAAGAGGTTCATGCTTGAGTGTGATAATCTGCATAGGTCCATCTCTTCAATTCCTGGTCAAATTTGCAGGAGTTGCCAACCATGGAACAAAGTCAACAATATCCtcacaaaatcaaacataaaagagaaaaatgttacTAGGAGCATACTTCATGACAGATGTTCTTTGCATAAGAATGTGACAAAACTTTGTGGTTCAGACAGTCACCTAAGCCTCATTCAGGGATGTTATTCAAAGACAGAAAACCTTTCCAGAGTTTGGTGTTCAGCAAGTTCTAGCTCTACTGAGAAGCAACTAAGGTCATTAGATTCTTATTTTGGAAAACTCCAAGATAATGCAAAATTGAGTACATTTGATTCATCACACAAGGTGATACAGGTGCATCACATAGATGATCATGCTAGATCAAAAACTGGACTGGAATCTCTTGATGAGTATCTTGGCAAACTAAATCGTG GAGCAAACCAAGAACCTCATGTGCCATCGTATGTCGAGAATCGTAGTGAAGAAAATTTAGCACCAAAACGATCTCTTACCAAAGACATTGAAAGATCAAACTTTAGGAAACGAAATGCTTATGTGGATATAGGAAGACTAAAAGGTGTGCATGGTCCAAGGTCTGCTATAGATTCACAGCAGCATGTTGAAACCTCCAGTCTCTACCTAAT TGGCATATTGGCTTCTGTAAACATTGCAGTGTTTCTATTTGAAATAGCAAGTCCTATAAGGAACTCTGATTTAGAGCTGTTTTCTATTCCACTACTATATGGAGCAAAGATAAATCATTTGATCATGGTTGGAGAATGGTGGAGGCTTGTAACACCAATGTTTCTG CATGCAGGAATATTTCACATGGCTGTCAGTTGTTGGGCccttttaacatttgggcctcaAGTTTGCAAAGGCTATGgttcatttacatttttcttGATCTACATACTGGGTGGAGTTGCTTGCAACTTCATAAGTTTTCTACATACACCAGATCCCACTGTTGGTGGAACT GGACCTGTATTTGCAATAATTGGTGCTTGGCTCatgtatcaaattcaaaacaaagacGTTATTGCAAGTGATGCTTCAGAGAACCTGTTCCACAAGGCAGTTATTATGACAGctcttattttcatattaagCCACTTTGGTCCAATTGACGAATG GTCACACTTTGGAGCAGCCTTCTCAGGCATGGCATATGGCTTTTTAACTAGTCCAATACTTCAGTTGAATGATTCATCATCAGGAACTGGTCAAGAAGAAGTACTTAAACTTGTTAGAAAATATGGTGATTCTTGCAAATCAGTATTCATATTCACCATATTCATCATTGTTTTAAGCTCATTCCTTTTCTTCATGGAGCCCCCACCAAATGCACTGGCATCGGTCAATGCAGCAGCTGTTGATGCCTTGGAGTATATATTGATATTTGGCTGA